GGTGCTCTGCCAGCCAAAACCGGGTATATCCCATCTCTTCCGCCTTTTGGGCAAGCTCGGCGCTGTTTTTAAGTGTCTGCTCTATTGTAACTCCTTCTGACACAATGGCAAGTTCCAGTACGGAGTAAGCTATTTTCTTTTTTGTTGTTTCCATAATTATATTCCGCCTTACTTATGTAAGGTGCTGTAGCTTATCGTGATCCGCTGCATTCAAGAACCGTTCCATGATAAGCTTCAGTTTTGGGTTAATGTAAAGTTCGCAAAAAGGTTTTGTCGGATCGCTGAAATAGTAGTCCAGCAGCTCCTGCCTGCTCCGGGTAAAGGACACAAAAGGAAGTACCCGGGTGATCAAAGGCTTATCGAATTCAGGCTGCAAAGCCCTGATAATATCAAGTGCCTGCCGCCTGTCCCCTTCATTAAAAGTATAAACCGCCGACCTGTATTTATCCCTCATCGGGTGCATCGAGGTACTGCTGTGGGTATATAGATGGATGGCAATAAGCGTTTCGAAAGGCATTATATCATCTTCATAAGTGACAATTACGCCTTCTGAAAGTGATGAATTTTCGCCATCTGAGGCAATCCATCCCTGCTCAACCGACACGATTCCTTTCAATGAAGAAAAAACCGCTTCGGTACACCAATGGCACCCACCTCCAAAACCCGCCTGCTTACTCATCCGCTTTTACTTTCTGCGTATCTTTCAGCTTGCTTTTAAAAAGCTCCTTAAACTTCTTCAGCTTAGGGTCGATAACCGCCTGGCAATAGCCCTGCTCTGCGTTGTTAGCATAATAATCCTGGTGGTAAGCTTCCGCTTTATATAACTGTTCAAATGGAGCAATTTCTGTTACTATTGGGTCTCCGTAAGCGGGCTGCATCTCACCGATCACACTTTGCACAATGCCTTTCTCCTTTTCATTCCTGTAAAAGATAACACTGCGGTATTGTGTCCCGGCATCGGCGCCCTGCCTGTTAAGCGTTGTAGGATTGTGCGTACTGAGATGTATCCGCAGCAGATCGGCATACGATATCTCATCAGGATCATAGGTAACCTCGATTACTTCGGCGTGGCCTGTCATACCGCTGCAAACTTCCCTGTAGGTAGGGTTATCAATGTTGCCGCCGCTGTACCCGCTTTCCACACGGCTAACGCCTTTAAGCAAAGTAAACACTGCCTCAGTACACCAGAAACAACCGCCGCCAAACGTTGCTTTCCTTTCATTGCTTTCTACTTTTTTCAGGGCTACGGCATTCATACAATACCTCAGCCCGCCTGGTTTAGGCCCGTCAGGAAAAACATGTCCCAGGTGGGCATCGCAGGTATTGCATACCGTTTCTACGCGCACCATACCATGGCTCACATCTTTATTATACGCAATAGCATTCTCTGTTACCGGCTGCGTAAAGGAAGGCCATCCGGTACCGCTTTCAAATTTTTCAGCGGCATCAAAAAGCAATGTACCGCAACATACGCAGGCATACTTGCCCGGCTCGAATAAAGAGCACATTTCCGAACTGAACGAGCGCTCCGTACCCTTCAAACGTGTTATCCTGAATTGCTCGGGAGTTAAAAGCCGCTGCCACTCCTCATTGGTTTTTACAACTTTTTCAGTTGGCATAGGGTTGCCGTTATTGGCAAATTTTACAATATCAATCCACTTAAGCATACTAAATCCTTTCTTTAATGTATTTTCTATTATTACAGTTATAAAAAGCGTGCCAAAAGGATTACTTAGGAGTAATCGGCTCTTTTGTCAGGTTATTGCACCTTAGAGGCTAATAATTGATATTGTAATATGTATTAATGCATAACACATTAATTTGCAGAGTGACAGGAGTTACTCCCTTCTGTTTTTTTGTGCTTTAAATTTCATTACATCTTTGCTTAATGACGTGTCTTTAGGGTTAAAGCCCATAAGTTCGGAAGCTATGAACGGATTGGCTTCTATAGACCCGGCTATGATTTCATATGCTATTTCCCTGACAGGTACCTGCAGGGATTCATGCTTGTGGAATTCGATCTTAATAACCTGCAAAAATGCCTCCATCCTGCTGTCTTCAAGCTCATTGGCATAAAAGCGCTTTATCTCGCCGGCAAGCACATCAACGTTATCAATGTTGGCAAAATAGTTATTGAGGCAATTGTGTGCGTCGAACTTTTTGTGCCAGCCTTCCAGCAGCAATTCCTGCGCCTTTAAAGGCTGGCCCATTTTCTTCCGATAAATAAGCGATGCTTTTACAAACTGGTTATTTTTTACATAATCTTCGGCAACCATTGCATAATAGCGGCTGGCTTCGGCCTCGTTGTTCAGGGCCGCATAAAGCTCTGCAACTTTTTCAGTTTTCTCCAGTTCTTTGTAAATATCTATCGCTTTGGCATACAGCCTGCCTTTTTCAAAACATTCCGCAGCGCGCGGCTTGTCTTTGCAATACTTTAGGTAAATAGCACCAGCCTCGCCATAATATCCGCCATCTTCCAAAACCTGTGCTGCCCCGTAATTGTCCTTCAGTAATTTCAAGTACACCCCTGCAGCCTTTTGGTATTCCTTTTGGGCAATGAAATCTTCGGCCAGTTGCTCATAACGGTTTCTAAGAATAGAAAATTTGTCATGGTCAATAGTTGCAGAAAGGCCTCCGCCTGTACGCCCTGTTCTCTTATCATTTTTAAAAGCTGAATAAAGGAACCTCCCTATAAAAACAAAGAGTATAAAAGGAAAAGATGAAGATACCTTACCACTAAATACCAAGCCAAGAAGGAATACCGCCCCCAGTATGACACCAACTACATATAGCAATGTCCTAAGGTCTGATCCGGGGCTTAACATACCACTACCGGTTTTGCCAAATTTGAACCTGCCGCCCCCTCCTCCACGGGAACTGCCGATACTATCCAGGGGGATGCCCAGCTTCAGGGCTTCTTCCGGATGCTTTTCCAGGTATTTAAGCAACTTATCTATTTCCTTCTGGTTGCCCTTCATGACCTTATCGATGTTAAAAGGCAGCTTACCCGAATCCGGCTTCTCAACCTGGCCTTCTATGACCTCCGCCAGTTTTGCCTCATCGGCCTCGATACTTAAAGACCGGATAAATCGGGGTATATACACCCCTTTTGAAGGCACTGTTATTTCTGCCTCCTTAAGTTCCGGCATTGCTATAAGCGCGTCCCAATCAATTTCTTCTGTAAGCTCGATCAGCCCTGTTTCCTGATGTATGACATAAGCGGCGGCGGTAAACTCGCTGTTCCATTCTGCAGAACTCAGACCGGGGGATATGATGGTATTCTCAGGGATAAAA
Above is a genomic segment from Flavobacterium album containing:
- a CDS encoding peptide-methionine (S)-S-oxide reductase; translated protein: MSKQAGFGGGCHWCTEAVFSSLKGIVSVEQGWIASDGENSSLSEGVIVTYEDDIMPFETLIAIHLYTHSSTSMHPMRDKYRSAVYTFNEGDRRQALDIIRALQPEFDKPLITRVLPFVSFTRSRQELLDYYFSDPTKPFCELYINPKLKLIMERFLNAADHDKLQHLT
- a CDS encoding bifunctional methionine sulfoxide reductase B/A protein: MLKWIDIVKFANNGNPMPTEKVVKTNEEWQRLLTPEQFRITRLKGTERSFSSEMCSLFEPGKYACVCCGTLLFDAAEKFESGTGWPSFTQPVTENAIAYNKDVSHGMVRVETVCNTCDAHLGHVFPDGPKPGGLRYCMNAVALKKVESNERKATFGGGCFWCTEAVFTLLKGVSRVESGYSGGNIDNPTYREVCSGMTGHAEVIEVTYDPDEISYADLLRIHLSTHNPTTLNRQGADAGTQYRSVIFYRNEKEKGIVQSVIGEMQPAYGDPIVTEIAPFEQLYKAEAYHQDYYANNAEQGYCQAVIDPKLKKFKELFKSKLKDTQKVKADE